TGGAGGTAGAAGGCAACGGGATCCCTGAAAAGGATAAGGCAAGACAGCAGGTTTTCGCCAGAATAAACGAGCTGACCTCAGGTGACCCGGATGTATATTTGAGTATAGATGCTCTCGCGGGAGAGCTTAATATGATGAGATATGAACTCTTCGATATCTTGAACTTTCTTCAGGGTGAGGGATTGGTGAGGATTCTTTCAAGAATGTCTGTCGCAATTACAAACAGAGACTAAAGAAAAGAAGCCAGTTTCCTGGCTTCTGTTTTGGGGATGATGAAAAGGGCGTCTTGCTTTTCAATATAGGAGCCCGATTCACTATCGCTTTACCGGAGTAGCTTGCTTTGCTATTCAGGCTCCTCTTTCCTTCTTGCTTGATCTACATCTGTGTACGGGGATCACATCTATGTGAAACATCTATCGCTCTTCGAAACAAATATAGAGCCTGTAGATTAGAGAAGAATTAGACCTGGATTAGAGTTTTTTAATCTTTGAAGGAAGCTTGATCTTGAAGGTAGATCCTTCTCCAGGGGTACTGTCCACAGATATGAGGCCTTCATGAGCCTTGACAATTTCCCGGGCGATAGATAAACCTAAACCTGTTCCCCTCGTCTGCGACCTTGCCTTATCAACTCTGTAGAATCTGTCGAAGATTCTGTCGATCTCCTCGGACTGTATACCAATACCGTTATCTTCAACAATTATCTCTATCTTTCCTGGCGAATGATTGCTGGCCGCAGCTATTCGAACTATGCCACCGTTCGGAGTATATTTTATTGCATTGTCAACAAGATTAAAAAGTGCTCTTGAAAGATGCTTCCGATTACCTGTTATCTCCAGGTCATCTTGGCAGTCCTTCACTATTTCAATATTCTTTTCCTCCGCAAGCACTTTGATCGTGTCAAGTACATCATCGATCATGACACTTGCCGGAAAGACATCAAAATCCCCTTTTGGAAAGCTATTCTCGAGGCGGGTAATTATCAGAAGGTCATCGATAATAGAGGCTAATCGAACGATTTCGTTCTCAATCTGGACAAGAGCGTTCACGTATTCATCGGATTCTCTATCTCTGTTAAGTGTTACGTCTACTATACTTCGAATCGCTGTCAAAGGTGTTCTCAGCTCATGAGCCGCATCTGAAGTAAACTGCCTCTGCTTCTTGACCGACTCCTCAAGCCTCGCGAGCATCCCATCAAAAGTACTCGCAAGATGACCGAGTTCATCGTTGGGCAGAGTCAGGTTCAATCTTTTGTCGAGCTTCTCCACGCTTACCTCTTCAGCGAGAAGCGTTATTCTTTCGACTGGTTCAAGGGACTTCTTTGCCATATAGAAGCCGCCCAGCACCGCCAAAATAATTATTGTCGGACCAATGACCATCATCAGTCGAGACAGGCGAAACAGTGCCACTCTTACACTTGACAGAGACTCACCTACCTGAATCCATCCCCACTGACCTATCTGCAAAGTAAAGATTCTCCACACACCCACCGAGGTCGAGACACTTGCGAACTGCCTGTCGGAGAGGTCAATCGAGGCTTTAAGTATTCCAAAGGGTCCAAATCCCTCGACTATGTCCCCCGAACTGTCCATCAGCCTTACTGCGAAACCTTCAGCAAGCAACCGGTTGGTTAGAGACTCCATTTCAACGGTCTTCCTGAATAACGGATAGTCCTGGATTATTTCAATATTCCCCAGGAGCTGTGAAGAGACGATTCTCAGTGATGAATCGGCTTCACTATGAAGCTGTGCGCTTAGAATAGTGTATATGGAAACACTAAATGCAAAGAGAATAACTCCAAGAAAGAGAACATACCAAAGTGTAAGCTTGATTCTTATAGGGACAATCTTCTTCATCGTATCAGCCCAGCCTGTAACCGAAGCCTCTCACCGTATTGATGAGCTTTGTTGGAAATGGATCATCTATCTTCCTCCTCAAATATCTTATATAGACATCGACGACATTTGAGTCACTGAAGAAGTCCTGATCCCATACGCTTTCCGCAATCTGCGTCCGACTCAGTACCTGGTGAGAGTTTCTGGCCAGATATTCCAGAAGACGGTATTCCTTCGGCGAGAGTTCTATCTCAACATCGCCTCTCCTGACAGTATGAGAAACTGTATCTATCGAAAGATCACTGACCCTTAGAACTCGTTCGAAAGTCTCACGTGGTCTCCTGAGCAGTGCGTTTATCCTTGCAAGCAACTCCTTGAAGGCAAAGGGTTTTACAAGATAGTCATCGGCTCCGGTATTGAGCCCCTTTACTCTCTCATCAACAGAGTCAAGAGCAGTGAGCATCAGAACAGGCGTGTAGTTACCGCTCGCTCTCAGTTCACTGCAGACTTCATAGCCGTTCTTACCGGGAAGAAGTATGTCAAGTACTATCACATCGTACTGACTAGATGAAGCGAGCATAATCGCTTCATTTCCATCCTTCGCGGCATCGACGAAAAAACCCTCTTCTTTCAAACCTTTCTGAAGAAAAGTAGAGATCGTAGCTTCATCTTCAACTATCAGGATTCTCAGAAAGACACCTCCAAGATAGAGAAACCGGAGGGTCACCCCTCCGGTCAATTCTAGCATCCCAAATCTTTATGTTGGAGTTACTAGTATATCCAGTTCTTTTCCACTTCCTCCGGAGCATTCTCTATCATGTATTCTGAGAGCTGTGCAAGCCATTCCTGTAAAGCAAGTGCTTTCTCTGGATTGGCCGGGCTCCATCCCTTCCATCCATGACCCTGATTTGCACCGAAGTCAAACGTCATGTCGGAGACTGGATTTTCCATTTTCTCCATGGCTGCCTTCAAGAGATAAACGGCCTCATTTAGATAGTAGTTGTCCATATCGCCTACTGTAACGTGAACGTCTCCGGCGATTTTTGGACCTATCTCTTCCCAGTTTTCCTGAAGAATGTAGTTTAGATCGAAGTTTTCCTTCCAGTATTCGGCAACATCCTTGTTTATTTCGCCGGTTAGCTGGTCCCATATTGGCTGAGGAAATCCGTCGGCTCCCAGAGGACTATATGTGGATTCCCAAACGGACCACTGCCCACCAGATCTGTTGCTTGGTCCGGCAGCCATTTCGAAGTAGTTCTCCTGCTTTACGGTGAATCTGATGTTTCCGTGAGTGTCTCTCGCGCTAGGTCTTTCCGTCTTCACCCAGCCGAAGTCAGAGTAGTACGCATTGTCATCATTGTAGATATTGATTAGCTGGTAATAGTTGAAATCAACACCATCTGGATACCAAACATAAGTTCTTCCGAAGATGTCAGGGTAGAAGACCTTCATCGCAAGGGTCTCCCATCCACCAGTAGAACCACCTGCCAGGATTCTCGCCCATTTCTCAGGGATCATCCTGAACTGGCTTTCCAGGTATGGGATCAGCTCTTCAGTAATTGCAGTTCCATAAGGACCTGAATTGACGGAGTCAACTGAATATGCAGTATCGTAGTAGGGTGTCGCATCCCTTATAGATACGGCAATGAATCTCGCATTTCCGTCTTCTGTCCAGAATTTGTAGACATCGTTGTTAACTCTGAAACCTACCGGCGCGGATCCACCGGGGAAATGACCCTGATAGTAGATCACTGGATAGTAAACACCGGGATTGTCATAATAGCCTTCGGGTAGAAGAACATTCGCTCCTATGTACATGTCCTTGCCCCAGAATTCCGATGCGACCTCACTCTTGATCTTTATGAACTTCACCCATTCACTGTCAGTGTAGTTACCTTGCTGGAGAACCATGCCTGGCTCAAGCTCATAGTCGGGCATAATTACTTCACTGATTGCAAGTTCGACTGTTCCAGGGTTTGCAGGATCAAGATACACTTTCTTTGTCTTGCTTGTAGCATTACCAACAGATTCCCAGAACCACTGACCGTCACCTGTATCATCATGCATCAATACGGTGTGACCGTCGGCCCTGTTGAACGTTGTATAGACATTAACCAGAGCCTGAATGAAATAATCTCCCGCGGGAAGATCAGACAGTTCAATAGGGTACCCAACAACTGCCATATCTCCCTCAGAAATCGTGACTACGGATTCTGAGGACATTTCGAATACATCTTTTCCCCAGAAAGGAACACCTCTAACATCTGTCTGTGCAACTGGTTCTCTCGAAGAATCCTTGCTGACAATGACGAAGACTCGCCCGTTGATTGGCGTCTCGAGGCCGAGCGAGGCTACTGTGTCCAGCGCTTCCTGGCTAATTGTCACTTCGAATGTCAAAGAAAGGGCCGTGATTCCAACAAAAAAGATTACAATAAGAGTCAAAATACTCTTTTTAACCATATTTCCCACCTCCATAGAATCGTGAGCTATTGTCAAATAAGATATTCGGATTCGCTAACTATATAAGCCAAGATGGCTAAGAACACATATTGGGATGAATGCTTGGGATGCTAGATTTTCAAGAAGTATAGAATTAGAAGGAAGGACGACGAGCGCGGAGAGATAGGTTTGAGCTTTCCACTGAGGGAAGACTCATATCATGAGAGTAGTGTGACTTCGGAAATTCGCATTTTACAAGAAGAAACTGGCTAAATTCCATTATTTACCTCCTCATCCTCCAGATCTCTGTCAGGTGCGTCTTCGTTATTATACACTGCCTGAGGTACTGTCAGAACACTATGCGCGTTTATTTACATCATCGTCTGTTTTCCGTTGCTTTACTCGCCTTTACCCTTACATTCATTGCCTTCTTCCATGACAAAAGCTGTCAAAGTCTTTGAAGTCGATATAGTCGCGAACTCTCTGAAGAGAAGCCCAGATGAAATCCTCGAAAAGCTTCGCATCATCTTCGCTGTTCAGTTCCTCAACAACATCTTCTTGCTCCGATGGACGTGTAGCGATGTACCGACTCCCTACTGCCCTGTAATTTGAGTAGAGATTGAAATTGAAAATCCCATTTTCCTTTGATCTGTAATACACTGCTAACACCTCCTGTGCTTCAGAACAATTATATCATCCTGTGTAACAAGCGTGGTTGGGCGCTGCAGGTAGGGGGTAGGAAAGAGCAAGGGAACTGGTTATGCGTTGGAGGGTTATCCGTTCTCCGAAAAGTCGGAGCAATCGAAAAAGAGCATTTTCGAGACGTTCGATGCGCTCACGAGAAGATCGAGATCCTGACCAGAAGCATTGTCAGGATGACACGAAGTAAAAAAGCTGTCATCCCGATATGAAACTGATCGGGATCTGGTTCTTTGAAAAACAGTTCCGAAAACCTGCTGAATACTTTGAAGAACCAACAAAGCGAAAATAAGGACTAGCCTGCTTGTTAAGGGTTGATTTACGCCTAAGAACGAGGATCCGTTGAACGCTGCAAAAGATGGTTCGCCGTTGACCGTTCAAGATCATGAACTCGTTCACCGATAGGATCGGTCTAAAAGCAGCTTCTGAGCAGAAGCGTTGTCAGAATGACCGAAAGCAAGAAAAGATTATCATCTCGTAGAGCTTGCCCTGAAGAGCTTGACCCAATATGCACCTGTTTGGGGTCTCCTGTTCATGGGCATCCCGTAGTGGTTCTGTATGGGATCTCGCTCCTAAGAACTGCTGTACGCTTAAGAACGAAAACCCGCTTATCCCGCTGACATAGAGATCATCTCTACTCCCTTCTCGGTCATCCCGTAATGCTCTTGTACGGGATCTCGCTCCTAAGAACTGCTGTACGCTTAAGAACGAAGACCAGCTGATCGCTGCTGAAGAGAACGTTGTCCATAGACATGAGACCCTTCCTGCGAAGCAGCATCACTTCTTGCTTCTAAGGTACTTCGTCATCGCAATGATCTTATGTGAAAGGTCCTCGATTCGGTTACTCAGTGATGAAAAGTCCTGTTCAGTCAGGTATCCAATCTCCCTTGCAATATACAGTTGAGTTGCCAATTCATAGAGCGACCCTCTGGCAACACTCAGGAAGTTAATGAAATCCTTCGCTGATGAACGACCCTTCCCTTCCGCAATATTAGAAGGAACAGAAATCGCAGCTCTTCGAATTTGGTCGGTTAGACTATAGACCTCTTTCTTAGGAAACTTCTCTGTGAGAATGTAGACATCCTTTGCAAGCTCAACACCAAGCTTCCAGATATTAAGCCTTTCGATCTCCATCAAGTATCCTCCTCAAAATAACCTGAGGATAATATATCATCAGAAGATGAACCCTTCAAGTATTCTTGTTGTTATCATTCTCTTTTGTGCTTCAGCTTCCTGGCGCGAAAGCGACAGCATCACTTCCCACCGAAGGTGACTGGCCTCTGCCGGAGGCAGAGACTGGCCAGGCGCAGCCTGACTGGCCTGCGCAGCAGCATCACTTCTGCTCTTAATCTCGGAGAACGGAGGACCGTTGACGGTGGACCTGATAAGGCCTCCTGCCGAAGGCAGCCTTGCGTCTACTGTTTCATTGGATTACTTCCTCGTCGAGGTAGTTTAAAGATCAAATAGAGCACAAGTACCTAATGGCAAAAGACTGTATAATTCAGTGTGAGGTGATCGAATGAAGATTGATCTTAGATGCATCCCCTGCAATATTAACAGCCTTCTTCGAATTCTCGACCAAAATCATGCTGGAGAGGAAGAAAGGAAGCAGGTAGTCAGGGATTTTCTCAAGGGCGTTGTGGAGATGGACTGGTCGGACACTCCAATAGATATCGGAAGAAAGGTAGGCGAGGCTCTGGAACCTTTGTTTGGCGATCATGACGCCTTCAGGGAAATCAAGAAGCTTTCCAACAAGAATCTCATGGAGATCTACGAAGACCTTAAGGCAGAGCTGCTAACTTTGGACGATCCTCTGATTGGCGCGCTTAAGCTCTCAGTTGCGGGAAACATCATAGATGTCGCTCCCGGCCACAAGATCGATATCCATACTACAATGAGTGAAGCTCTATCGAAGCCATTTGCAATAGATGATCTTAAAGAACTGGCAGATAGAATCCGAAGGGCGGACTCTCTGTTGATCGTTGGGGACAACTGCGGAGAGGCCGTTCTCGATAAACTCCTGCTAGATATTGCAGGTGTTCCCAACAGTTATTTTTCCGTCAGAACAAAGCCGGCGCTAAATGATATTACGATGGAAGAGGCTCTCGAGATAGGTACGAACGAAGTTGCAACGATTCTCGACTCGGGTGCAGATGCACCTGGTGCTCAAGAAAAGACAATGAAGAGTGATTTTTTCGATGTCTATTCAAGGGCCGATGTAGTAATCTCTAAAGGACAGGGCAATCTAGAAGGTTTGAGCTCGGCAAGGCGTGAGATCTTCTTCTTGCTCATGGCCAAGTGTGAGGTAATTGGCGGTTTTCTTGGGGTTCCGAAGGGTTCGTTCGTTGCCTACAAAAAGGCAGAATCGAGGGGATAGAATGGAGCTTTTCAAAGACTTTCCCGTTCTTGTTGTCGATGATGATTTACGTTCTGAAAATACCGGTGGAAGAGCTACAAGAGAGATTGTCAAAGAGCTTCAGAAGAGAGGCTTTTCGGTCATAGAATCTTACTCGGGCTACGACTGTAGAATCGAGTTCATGTCTCATTCGAATGTCAGCTGTGTTTTGCTCGATTGGGATCTCGTAATAAAACCAGACGCAGAGTTTCTGGGACCTGGCGAGATTATCGAGATAATCCGTGGTAGAAATATGCTCATTCCAATCTTTCTTATGACAGAGAAACTGAAAGTAATGGAGATTCCTCTTGAAATAGTCAGTCAGATCGATGGCTATGTCTGGAAGCTCGAAGATAGTCCGTCTTTCATTGCGGGAAGAATAGAGGAAGCAACTGAGCGCTACATGGACGAACTACAGCCTCCCTTTCTAAGAGAGCTCATAAGATACGTAGATGAATTCAAGTATTCATGGCACACCCCCGGCCACAGCGGTGGAGAGGCTTTCTTGAAGTCATCTACCGGGAAGATCTTCCATAACTTCTTCGGCGAGAATATTTTCAGGAGCGACTTGTCTGTTTCGGTGCCGGAACTCGGATCGCTCCTTGAGCACACCGAAGCTATTGGAGAATCAGAAAAGTCAGCGGCCAAGATTTTCGGTTCCGACGAGACATACTTTGTGACGAACGGTACCTCCACATCCAACAAGATCGTATTTCATTACTGCGTGACCCCGGGAGACATCGTTCTGATAGATAGAAACTGTCACAAGTCGATTATGCATTCAATAATAATGACGGGCGCAATTCCGATTTATCTTACTCCCAGCAGGAACTCGCTCGGAATAATAGGACCTATTCATGAAGAGAATTTTGAATGGAGCGAGATAGAAAAAGCGATAAAGGAAAGTCCTCTGGTAGAAGACAAAGAGAACTTCAAAATAAAGCTGGCCGTCGTTACAAATTCAACTTACGACGGTCTCTGCTACAATGCAAAGACAATCCTGGACGGGCTTGAGAAAGTGGTAGATTTCGTGCTCTTCGATGAGGCGTGGTATGCGTATGCGAAATTCCACCAGATGTATCTCGGCCGCTTCGGCATGTCGCCAGATATAGACAGGGAGAAGTCCCCGGTTGTCTTCTCTACTCATTCCACCCACAAGCTTCTTGCTGCCTTTTCTCAGGGTTCAATGATTCATGTCAAGGACGGGAGAAAGAGGGTTGATCACGGGAGATTCAACGAAGCATACATGATGCATATGTCAACTTCTCCCCAGTACGCAATAATCGCCTCGCTGGACGTGGCGGCAAAAATGATGGCCGGCAACGCCGGCAGATTCCTGATAGATGAAACTATACAGGAGGCAATTATCTTCAGAAAGAAGATGAAGCATCTAAAAAAAGAGATCGAGCTAAAGGAAACCGAACGAAAGAGAAGATGGTGGCTGGAAATATGGCAACCGGAAAAGGTCTCAATTGAGACAGAAGACGGGAAAAGAGAAACCTTCGATCTCGAAGATATCGATGAATCTATTCTCAAGGACAGACCAGACTGCTGGTATCTCAAAGCAAACGAAGACTGGCACGGATTCGGAAAGCTCGAAAACGACTACGTTCTCTTAGACCCTGTGAAAGTTACTGTTATGACCCCTGGAATAACAAGACAGGGGCGAATGAGAAACTGGGGTATTCCCGCAACGATAGTCACTACCTTCCTTAGAGACAGAGGGATAGTCGTTGAGAAATCCGGTCATTACTCATTCCTCATACTCTTTTCACTCGGACTGACAAAGGGAAAATCCGGAACACTGCTAGCAGAGCTTTTCACTTTCAAGAAGCTATTCGATGAAGACGCTCCTCTGGATGATGTATTTCCGGATATCGTGAGAGAGTTTCCCAAGAAGTATGCAAAGATGACTCTTCAGGAGCTCTGCAAACAGATGCATGAATACCTCAGGAAGGTGAGAATTACGAAGGTCCTCAAGGACGTTTATTCGCATAATCCCGAACAGGTAATGCTTCCTTCAAAGGCATACTCGGAACTCGTCAATGGAAATACTGAGCTAGTGAGAATCCGCGAACTCCAAAACAGAATCTCGGCCGTCATGGTCGTTCCGTATCCTCCCGGAATACCAGTGATAATGCCCGGTGAGAGATATACAGACGAAACAAAGCGTATTGTTGAGTATCTCAATCTCTCCGAGGAGTTCGACAACAAGTTCCCCGGGTTCGAGAATGAGATGCACGGCTTAAAAATGAAGATAGACAGCAACAACAAGAAGAGATACTACACCTACTGCTTGAAGGAGATCGAACAGCCAGAAAGCGAATAGAAGTAAGAATCACTCTGAGTTGTTGGTGTGAACGAGTAAAACCCAGACTATGATGCTATAATCCTCTTTATCACTGATCATGAAGGGATTTGTATGTTCCTTGCATTTCTGCCTGCTGTCTTCTTCGGATGGACTCTCGGAAGGAACGATGCGGCAAATATTTATGGTACTACCGTAACGAGCGGAATTTTGAAATATAGATCAGCAGCTTTGATCTCAAGCTTCGCCGTGCTGACGGGCGCAATAGTCGGCGGCGCGGGCGGAATGGAGACTCTTTCAAGCCTGAGTTCTCACACACTTCTATCTGCTTCAGTAAATGCCGCTGCTGCAGGAATATCCGTCCTCCTTCTTAATAGACTGGGATTGCCAGTTTCCTCTTCCCAGGCAGTTGTAGGCTCCGTAATTGGAATTGGCTTACTTGAAGGCGGCGTGGATTGGCTTATCGTGTTGAAGATCGCGGCCTGCTGGATAACAACTCCTCTGGGCGCTGCAATTGCAGCTTTCCTTCTTTATCGACTGGTTGGTTCTGCTTTCAGAATGATCCATTCAATTCAGATACAGGATCTTATCCTAAAAGCACTTGCCATAATTATCGGAGGCTTCGGTTCATTTGCTCTTGGCGCGAACAATGTCGCCAACATTACAGGGACCTTCGCGGACATTATCGGAATCGACAAGGCCGTTCTAATTGGAGGCCTAAGCATTTCAGCAGGTGCAGTAATGTTAAGCAAGAGAGTCATGTACACAATCGGAACGAGGATAGTCGCACTTGAATCTTTTGCATCTGTTATAGCTCTTCTAGCTCAATCACTTACTGTTCTGGTATACGCCTTCATTGGCGTCCCAGTTTCCGTTTCACAGGCAATTGTGGGAGCGGTCATAGGAGTCGGTCTTGCAAGAGGATCCAAAAACTTCGATGCAAGGCTCATCAGGAGAATTCTCTTAGGCTGGGTATCTACACCTGTCATCTCGGGGCTGATCTCACTTGCTCTCTATATAGCAGTTACTTCATTGGCGACGCACTTCGGAAAGTAGAGGCCTGCCAAGCATGCGTAGCCCAACTTCCGAAAGACGAAGTGCAGAAGAGCTTATGCGTTCAAGAAAACTACTGAACCTCGGAATTCGAGACCGCCTTTCGATTTTCTTAAACGATGATGCTCTCTTGCTATCCTATGGACAGAAGTCACTCCGAGACTTTTCGTTCAGAGCATGCTTCTAATTTCCTAGAAAAGAGCCTTCGGATCTTTCGTTGAGATTCATTAGATGGTCCTCAGAATCTCAATATGTACGTTCTTTCGCTCTTCGCCTCAACTTGTGCCTCACTATTGATGGCCTTCGCCATAAGGTACATATGGGAGAGCACAACGCCTAGATCAATTGCGATTACCTCTTCATAAATCAAAGGGATTTTCTTCCATCCGTGAACCGCAATTTCGTTCTTGCCCAAGATTTCGAACTTCCAAGGCTGTCGATTGAACGACGAGGGCGCCATCCTACCCGCGTTCACAATGTCTTTTATCCTGCTGTCTACGTACTCTTCTCTACCAAACACAACCTCTTCAAAGGGCTTTCTATTGGCCTCTCTGTATAAGAAACGTGATGCTCTCTCAACGATATCCTCATTACCATTGGCCTGAAAGCCCACGATAATCATAGATAGATAATTGGGCAGACGAGCCCAGCTTGTAGAGAATCCCTTCAGAGTTAAGTTAAGGACTATTTGCTCACCTTCGAAACCGTACTTGACCAGCTTTGGCGTCGTGAATTCTTTGAGTTTCGCCAGTACAATTCCCGAACCTGAAGGGAACTGCGGCGTGAAATACCACTGCAAAGGCACATCTGAGTTTATTGGAATAATGTCTCCAAGAGCAAGATCCACCTCTTTCATCTGCTCAGGAGACAGCTGTTTTTCCAGGAACTTTCTCTGAGTTACTCTTTGGCCTATAGCATTCATGATCTCCTGCTTGCTTAACATTCAATCACCTCTTTACTATATTCTATATAATTTGACAATAAAACTCAAGATTAGTCTCCTGAGTGGTCTTAAAGATGGAAGGAGTTGCTCAAAGTGAGTACATGGCCTTTTTGAAAACAATCTGACAATTTGCCTTTCTAGAATGGGACACTACAGGGAGAAGAGAATTCACTTGATGGGCAAAATAAAAGCTGAGGACTAACCTCAGCTCCTAAAAACCGATGAATCACTCTATATTATAATCCTTCCAGTAACTCCCTGGCCCACTCTTTTGCAGTTTCAACATATTCATCCAGCCTGGAAGAAGGTGATTCGAAATCGCTCTCCTGTATCACATCATTGCCCTTCAATTCCTTCTTGAGATTCTCAAAGGCTGCACCGATCATTCCATCATGTGTACAGAAAAGAGCTATCTTCTTTCCCTCCAGCTTGTTCTCTTCAAGAAATGTACCGATAGGCGGTGCATAAGTGAGTGCCCATA
This Mesotoga sp. BH458_6_3_2_1 DNA region includes the following protein-coding sequences:
- a CDS encoding cell wall metabolism sensor histidine kinase WalK, which encodes MKKIVPIRIKLTLWYVLFLGVILFAFSVSIYTILSAQLHSEADSSLRIVSSQLLGNIEIIQDYPLFRKTVEMESLTNRLLAEGFAVRLMDSSGDIVEGFGPFGILKASIDLSDRQFASVSTSVGVWRIFTLQIGQWGWIQVGESLSSVRVALFRLSRLMMVIGPTIIILAVLGGFYMAKKSLEPVERITLLAEEVSVEKLDKRLNLTLPNDELGHLASTFDGMLARLEESVKKQRQFTSDAAHELRTPLTAIRSIVDVTLNRDRESDEYVNALVQIENEIVRLASIIDDLLIITRLENSFPKGDFDVFPASVMIDDVLDTIKVLAEEKNIEIVKDCQDDLEITGNRKHLSRALFNLVDNAIKYTPNGGIVRIAAASNHSPGKIEIIVEDNGIGIQSEEIDRIFDRFYRVDKARSQTRGTGLGLSIAREIVKAHEGLISVDSTPGEGSTFKIKLPSKIKKL
- a CDS encoding response regulator transcription factor: MRILIVEDEATISTFLQKGLKEEGFFVDAAKDGNEAIMLASSSQYDVIVLDILLPGKNGYEVCSELRASGNYTPVLMLTALDSVDERVKGLNTGADDYLVKPFAFKELLARINALLRRPRETFERVLRVSDLSIDTVSHTVRRGDVEIELSPKEYRLLEYLARNSHQVLSRTQIAESVWDQDFFSDSNVVDVYIRYLRRKIDDPFPTKLINTVRGFGYRLG
- a CDS encoding alpha/beta hydrolase-fold protein, which produces MVKKSILTLIVIFFVGITALSLTFEVTISQEALDTVASLGLETPINGRVFVIVSKDSSREPVAQTDVRGVPFWGKDVFEMSSESVVTISEGDMAVVGYPIELSDLPAGDYFIQALVNVYTTFNRADGHTVLMHDDTGDGQWFWESVGNATSKTKKVYLDPANPGTVELAISEVIMPDYELEPGMVLQQGNYTDSEWVKFIKIKSEVASEFWGKDMYIGANVLLPEGYYDNPGVYYPVIYYQGHFPGGSAPVGFRVNNDVYKFWTEDGNARFIAVSIRDATPYYDTAYSVDSVNSGPYGTAITEELIPYLESQFRMIPEKWARILAGGSTGGWETLAMKVFYPDIFGRTYVWYPDGVDFNYYQLINIYNDDNAYYSDFGWVKTERPSARDTHGNIRFTVKQENYFEMAAGPSNRSGGQWSVWESTYSPLGADGFPQPIWDQLTGEINKDVAEYWKENFDLNYILQENWEEIGPKIAGDVHVTVGDMDNYYLNEAVYLLKAAMEKMENPVSDMTFDFGANQGHGWKGWSPANPEKALALQEWLAQLSEYMIENAPEEVEKNWIY
- a CDS encoding chemotaxis protein gives rise to the protein MYYRSKENGIFNFNLYSNYRAVGSRYIATRPSEQEDVVEELNSEDDAKLFEDFIWASLQRVRDYIDFKDFDSFCHGRRQ
- a CDS encoding four helix bundle protein — translated: MEIERLNIWKLGVELAKDVYILTEKFPKKEVYSLTDQIRRAAISVPSNIAEGKGRSSAKDFINFLSVARGSLYELATQLYIAREIGYLTEQDFSSLSNRIEDLSHKIIAMTKYLRSKK
- a CDS encoding DUF89 domain-containing protein, which codes for MKIDLRCIPCNINSLLRILDQNHAGEEERKQVVRDFLKGVVEMDWSDTPIDIGRKVGEALEPLFGDHDAFREIKKLSNKNLMEIYEDLKAELLTLDDPLIGALKLSVAGNIIDVAPGHKIDIHTTMSEALSKPFAIDDLKELADRIRRADSLLIVGDNCGEAVLDKLLLDIAGVPNSYFSVRTKPALNDITMEEALEIGTNEVATILDSGADAPGAQEKTMKSDFFDVYSRADVVISKGQGNLEGLSSARREIFFLLMAKCEVIGGFLGVPKGSFVAYKKAESRG
- a CDS encoding Orn/Lys/Arg decarboxylase N-terminal domain-containing protein; amino-acid sequence: MELFKDFPVLVVDDDLRSENTGGRATREIVKELQKRGFSVIESYSGYDCRIEFMSHSNVSCVLLDWDLVIKPDAEFLGPGEIIEIIRGRNMLIPIFLMTEKLKVMEIPLEIVSQIDGYVWKLEDSPSFIAGRIEEATERYMDELQPPFLRELIRYVDEFKYSWHTPGHSGGEAFLKSSTGKIFHNFFGENIFRSDLSVSVPELGSLLEHTEAIGESEKSAAKIFGSDETYFVTNGTSTSNKIVFHYCVTPGDIVLIDRNCHKSIMHSIIMTGAIPIYLTPSRNSLGIIGPIHEENFEWSEIEKAIKESPLVEDKENFKIKLAVVTNSTYDGLCYNAKTILDGLEKVVDFVLFDEAWYAYAKFHQMYLGRFGMSPDIDREKSPVVFSTHSTHKLLAAFSQGSMIHVKDGRKRVDHGRFNEAYMMHMSTSPQYAIIASLDVAAKMMAGNAGRFLIDETIQEAIIFRKKMKHLKKEIELKETERKRRWWLEIWQPEKVSIETEDGKRETFDLEDIDESILKDRPDCWYLKANEDWHGFGKLENDYVLLDPVKVTVMTPGITRQGRMRNWGIPATIVTTFLRDRGIVVEKSGHYSFLILFSLGLTKGKSGTLLAELFTFKKLFDEDAPLDDVFPDIVREFPKKYAKMTLQELCKQMHEYLRKVRITKVLKDVYSHNPEQVMLPSKAYSELVNGNTELVRIRELQNRISAVMVVPYPPGIPVIMPGERYTDETKRIVEYLNLSEEFDNKFPGFENEMHGLKMKIDSNNKKRYYTYCLKEIEQPESE
- a CDS encoding inorganic phosphate transporter, with translation MFLAFLPAVFFGWTLGRNDAANIYGTTVTSGILKYRSAALISSFAVLTGAIVGGAGGMETLSSLSSHTLLSASVNAAAAGISVLLLNRLGLPVSSSQAVVGSVIGIGLLEGGVDWLIVLKIAACWITTPLGAAIAAFLLYRLVGSAFRMIHSIQIQDLILKALAIIIGGFGSFALGANNVANITGTFADIIGIDKAVLIGGLSISAGAVMLSKRVMYTIGTRIVALESFASVIALLAQSLTVLVYAFIGVPVSVSQAIVGAVIGVGLARGSKNFDARLIRRILLGWVSTPVISGLISLALYIAVTSLATHFGK
- a CDS encoding nitroreductase family protein, with the protein product MLSKQEIMNAIGQRVTQRKFLEKQLSPEQMKEVDLALGDIIPINSDVPLQWYFTPQFPSGSGIVLAKLKEFTTPKLVKYGFEGEQIVLNLTLKGFSTSWARLPNYLSMIIVGFQANGNEDIVERASRFLYREANRKPFEEVVFGREEYVDSRIKDIVNAGRMAPSSFNRQPWKFEILGKNEIAVHGWKKIPLIYEEVIAIDLGVVLSHMYLMAKAINSEAQVEAKSERTYILRF